Proteins encoded in a region of the Phaenicophaeus curvirostris isolate KB17595 chromosome 20, BPBGC_Pcur_1.0, whole genome shotgun sequence genome:
- the ST6GALNAC4 gene encoding alpha-N-acetyl-neuraminyl-2,3-beta-galactosyl-1,3-N-acetyl-galactosaminide alpha-2,6-sialyltransferase isoform X2 encodes MKALVQLFLTLACVSAATVLYVLLCSHACLQPCCSTLERPDNPTAPTVLTFQGYGRVPDGKPLERGLCRRCAVVSSSGQMLGSRLGEVIDGHECVLRMNHAPTAGYEEDVGTRSTVRVVSHTSVPLLLKNQPYFFQQSRDTLYVIWGPPKKMSREKVGATYRVLLKVMESYPHLHVYTLTEEKMKYCDDLFQNETGKNRIKSGSFLSTGWFTMILAMELCEQIYVFGMVSDSYCREKNHSSVPYHYFEKGRLDECGMYLMHERARRGGHRFITEKTVFARWAKRRSIIFTHLSWAGR; translated from the exons ATGAAGGCGCTG GTCCAGCTCTTCCTCACGCTGGCGTGTGTGTCGGCAGCCACCGTGCTGTACGTCCTGCTGTGCTCCCAcgcctgcctgcagccctgctgctcgACGCTGGAGCGGCCGGACAACCCCACGGCACCCACCGTCCTCACGTTCCAGGGCTACGGACGCGTCCCCGATGGGAAG CCGCTGGAGCGGGGTCTGTGCCGCCGCTGCGCCGTCGTCTCCAGCTCGGGGCAGATGCTGGGCTCGCGGCTGGGAGAGGTCATCGATGGACACGAGTGTGTCCTGCGCATGAATCACGCCCCCACCGCCGGCTACGAGGAGGACGTGGGGACGCGGAGCACCGTCCGGGTGGTGTCGCACACCAGCGTCCCGCTGCTGCTGAAGAACCAGCCCTACTTCTTCCAGCAGTCCCGGGACACCCTCTACGTCATTTGGGGGCCACCGAAGAAGATGAGCCGAGAGAAGGTGGGCGCAACCTACCGGGTGCTGTTGAAGGTGATGGAGAGTTACCCCCACCTGCACGTGTACACCCTGACCGAGGAGAAGATGAAATATTGTGATGACCTCTTCCAAAACGAGACAGGGAAGAACAG GATTAAATCTGGCTCCTTCCTGAGCACGGGCTGGTTCACCATGATCTTGGCCATGGAGCTGTGCGAGCAGATCTACGTCTTCGGCATGGTCAGCGACAGCTACTGCAG GGAGAAGAACCACTCGAGCGTGCCCTACCACTACTTTGAGAAGGGCCGGCTGGACGAGTGCGGGATGTACCTGATGCACGAGCGAGCTCGCCGCGGCGGGCACCGCTTCATCACCGAGAAAACAGTCTTTGCCCGCTGGGCCAAGAGAAGGAGCATCATCTTCACCCACCTGTCCTGGGCAGGCAGGTAG
- the ST6GALNAC4 gene encoding alpha-N-acetyl-neuraminyl-2,3-beta-galactosyl-1,3-N-acetyl-galactosaminide alpha-2,6-sialyltransferase isoform X1 — protein MGTGLSLPPAPAEPSLCAESDPPARGTRREPRTPRMKALVQLFLTLACVSAATVLYVLLCSHACLQPCCSTLERPDNPTAPTVLTFQGYGRVPDGKPLERGLCRRCAVVSSSGQMLGSRLGEVIDGHECVLRMNHAPTAGYEEDVGTRSTVRVVSHTSVPLLLKNQPYFFQQSRDTLYVIWGPPKKMSREKVGATYRVLLKVMESYPHLHVYTLTEEKMKYCDDLFQNETGKNRIKSGSFLSTGWFTMILAMELCEQIYVFGMVSDSYCREKNHSSVPYHYFEKGRLDECGMYLMHERARRGGHRFITEKTVFARWAKRRSIIFTHLSWAGR, from the exons atGGGGACGGGTCTGTCCCTGCCCCCGGCCCCCGCTGAGCCCTCTCTGTGCGCAGAGAGCGACCCCCCCGCCCGGGGGACCCGCCGGGAACCGCGGACCCCGAGGATGAAGGCGCTG GTCCAGCTCTTCCTCACGCTGGCGTGTGTGTCGGCAGCCACCGTGCTGTACGTCCTGCTGTGCTCCCAcgcctgcctgcagccctgctgctcgACGCTGGAGCGGCCGGACAACCCCACGGCACCCACCGTCCTCACGTTCCAGGGCTACGGACGCGTCCCCGATGGGAAG CCGCTGGAGCGGGGTCTGTGCCGCCGCTGCGCCGTCGTCTCCAGCTCGGGGCAGATGCTGGGCTCGCGGCTGGGAGAGGTCATCGATGGACACGAGTGTGTCCTGCGCATGAATCACGCCCCCACCGCCGGCTACGAGGAGGACGTGGGGACGCGGAGCACCGTCCGGGTGGTGTCGCACACCAGCGTCCCGCTGCTGCTGAAGAACCAGCCCTACTTCTTCCAGCAGTCCCGGGACACCCTCTACGTCATTTGGGGGCCACCGAAGAAGATGAGCCGAGAGAAGGTGGGCGCAACCTACCGGGTGCTGTTGAAGGTGATGGAGAGTTACCCCCACCTGCACGTGTACACCCTGACCGAGGAGAAGATGAAATATTGTGATGACCTCTTCCAAAACGAGACAGGGAAGAACAG GATTAAATCTGGCTCCTTCCTGAGCACGGGCTGGTTCACCATGATCTTGGCCATGGAGCTGTGCGAGCAGATCTACGTCTTCGGCATGGTCAGCGACAGCTACTGCAG GGAGAAGAACCACTCGAGCGTGCCCTACCACTACTTTGAGAAGGGCCGGCTGGACGAGTGCGGGATGTACCTGATGCACGAGCGAGCTCGCCGCGGCGGGCACCGCTTCATCACCGAGAAAACAGTCTTTGCCCGCTGGGCCAAGAGAAGGAGCATCATCTTCACCCACCTGTCCTGGGCAGGCAGGTAG
- the DPM2 gene encoding dolichol phosphate-mannose biosynthesis regulatory protein, with the protein MPPVTPSVPESRPGTTTPVMLRGGPRLPSDWRGGAGVRSADWSTLSAVSGSTACRPHCDSLPSQATVTDQVVGFGLVAFSLVLFVYYTLWIIILPFIDSDHGIHQYFLPREYAVIIPVVAGLILLLFIGIFVMVVMWKSRKPAKKSD; encoded by the exons ATGCCGCCGGTAACACCCAGCGTGCCGGAGTCCCGCCCTGGGACTACAACTCCCGTCATGCTCCGGGGCGGCCCCAGGCTGCCTTCTGATTGGCGAGGCGGGGCCGGGGTGCGGAGCGCTGATTGGTCAACTCTGTCGGCGG TTTCAGGCTCCACAGCGTGCAGACCCCACTGTGACTCTCTCCCTTCGCAGGCCACAGTGACAGACCAGGTGGTTGGATTCGGCTTGGTCGCCTTCAGCCTCGTTCTCTTCGTTTACTACACCCTCTGGATCATCATCCTG CCCTTCATCGACAGCGACCATGGGATCCATCAGTACTTCTTGCCTAGGGAGTACGCCGTTATCATCCCTGTGGTAGCTGGGCTGATCCTGCTGCTATTTATAG GCATTTTTGTAATGGTCGTGATGTGGAAGAGCAGGAAACCTGCCAAGAAATCGGATTGA